One Heyndrickxia oleronia genomic window, ATAGATGTTAATCAGAACGTTTGTTGAAATCTTCTACTTCTTGTATACATGTTCATTATCTAGTAAATACGCATAGCTGATTGCACCCCTAATTGAGATATAAGCATTTATCAATGGCGATGGGAGCAAATAGACAGGTTAGAATCTGTCGCTAATGAATTATATAATAAATGACAAATTAAAATTTTAAAATAAGAAAAAAGCCGAATATTCAAAGGTATTTCGGCCTTTTTCTTATTAGGTTGTGAAAAATTGAACTTGTGATATAGCACAAAAAAAGCTGATCAATTCATTCTATAATTGAATAAAGAATTTTCAGGAGCATTTCCCTTTTTAGTTAAATATGAAAGGGGCCGCTCTAGCGGTAATAGGATGGTATATCTTCTTTTATGTAGTTAATAAGAAAATCTCTATCTTCAGGGAAGGTTAATTCTAAAGACTGTATTTCGTCTAAGGTTTTCCAGGCAATATCATAAATAAGATTATCAGGGTCTTGTAAATTCCTTTTTCCACCCACAATATTTACTAAAAAATAATGGACTTCAGCAGATATATCGAGATGTTCATAAGTCATTTTCTTAATCTTAATTTCTTC contains:
- a CDS encoding NUDIX hydrolase, which produces MEKWFGAAGICLNDNAELLMVLQGKLEEKKTWSIPSGGKEHEETFEECCIREIKEETGYSVEMVEEIKIKKMTYEHLDISAEVHYFLVNIVGGKRNLQDPDNLIYDIAWKTLDEIQSLELTFPEDRDFLINYIKEDIPSYYR